A region of the Oncorhynchus clarkii lewisi isolate Uvic-CL-2024 chromosome 4, UVic_Ocla_1.0, whole genome shotgun sequence genome:
GGAAGCTCCACTTTCCAGTAAACATGAAATGTAGTTTTGGAATGATTGGGAACAGAGTGAATATTTACAGTGTGGAATTGTGTACATGGATATTTGTGGTTGTTTTCCAGTTATTCTAACCTCTCCTAATAGACCATAAAACCACCTCTTCTTATTTTGCTAGATATTTCTATGTACCTAGCAAAATACATACCAAATAGAACTTGCAGGCAAAATAGTTCAGTTTCAATAGAAACCTGTTTTCTCCTAAAAAACAGCAATATCTAAAATACGgtatatattttttgaatttcACAGCCCCACGTTGTACATGTTATTACGTAGGTCTTTCACAGACAATCAAAGTTTCACAAATGTGTAAACAGGTCTGCTTTCACAACATGAATGAAATCGTAAAAATATACATAGCCAATGCATTAATTCTTTAGAAGTATTGCTGATGTACAGCAATGCGTCCCAGCCTCCCTGTTCATTCAATTACTTTTTTAAAGCGTAGTCTATAATTCTTTCATTCAAAATATGCACCCCTCCATCGATACAAGACCATAAAATCTGAAATATCTGATGTCCTCAATTCCAGTCCAAACCAAAACTTCTAGAAGCCTCCTCTCCCCATGTCTTGGTATTGTTACGGGGGCTGAGGTCAGTGGGCCATTACTGGTACTACGGTCCAGCTCAGAGGGAGGTCTCCAGGCTGTTCAGCGGGCTCCCAGGGCACGCCGGAAGCACAGCACTCTCAGGATTCCCGCTAATCTTTGGGCTCTCCTTGTGGAGGGGGATGACCATGTCCACAGCGTTATTGTTCTGGTTGGGCGAGGACGGGAGGGTGGCCAGCTTGGAGTGTGGGGGCAGAGTCTGTGCAGCGTTGCGCTTGGTGGGAGCATCGTCCTCCCCCTCTGTGTCGTCGATGAGTGGGATCTGTGGCTCTGAGTCTTCTATCCTGAACTCTGGGGTTGTCATGAAGTTGTGGATGGAGTTGCGGGACTCCGGGGTCTCCAGACCCTCGTAGGGGGACATAGTGTCTCGGAAGGCATTCACTACGCGGATCTGGACAGTTTGGGGACAAAGACACAGTCAAAATATGAGTATTGAGACCCCATTGAAATTTAATAAAGCACAATACTGAGTTTGTATCCAGGCCAATGGTAGCTATGGTTTGGTGTAAAGCTGAGGGATGATTATGAGCTGAGATGTAATTGTGAGTTGACCATACATACCTGAGTCTGGATCCTGCCTAGACCTCTGCACCAGAGGACCtgtcccctcctcatctccatctcagCGTGGTCGATCTCGTCTAggtcctccatctcctccagctcctcctcagGGATCTCCTCCTGCTGCGTGCCATGGCCTGCAGACTTCAGGAACTTCAGCCGGCTGGTGGGGACAGTGGTGACCACCTAGAAATGAGACACAAACTCAAATGTTGAACTCATTTGTGACAAaacttttttttgtcatttaataACAGGCATGTAGATCACAGGGACTTTGAAGGACATTAGAAACCGGCAATAAGCTCACCTGGCCCCACAGTAGACATCCAAAGCCCAAGAAGACACACCAGAGCCATTGGTCGATGGTGAGGCACACACAGCTGAAAGGTTTCCCTCCAAACTGCACTATCACAATCTGGATGACAAAACACAGGGTGATTGGAGACTACTTTCTTTCCAATATGAAATCCCCTGTGTGAATTTCCTGTATAGATCTGAATGCTGCTCACCTGGATGACGAACGTTCCGAACACAATGGAGCAGAAGATCATGTTTTTGAAGATGCCGTCAAAGACGTTGCGCTCGCCGTGGATCTTGCGGGCGTTGATCTCGTTGAAGAGTTGCATCATGACGAAGGTGTTGAAGACAATTGTGTAATGTTCTGAGGGAGGGGCGTGGAGTGGCGCGTACCTCCCACTGTCAATGTCGAACATCTGCTCCCCTGTGGTGGAAacatacagtgaggggaaaaagtatttgatccccagatgattttgtacgtttgcccactgacaaagaaattatcagtctataattttaatggtaggtttatttgaacagtgagagacagaataatatcaaaaaaatcaaaaatgttataaattgatttgcattttaatgagggaaataagtatttgaccccgtctcaatcagaaagatttctgtctcccaggtgtcttttatacaggtaacgagctgagattagaaGCATACTCTTAAAGGGaatgctcctaatctcagtttgttacctgtataaaaagacatctgtccacagaagcaatcaatcaaacagattccaaactctccaccatggccaagaccaaagagctctcgaaggatgtcagggacaagattgtagacctacacaaagctggaatgggctacaagaccatcgccaagcagcttggtgagaaggtgacaacagttggtgcgattattcgcaaatggaagaaacacaaaataactgtcaatctccctcggcctggggctccatgcaagatctcacctcgtggagttgcaatgatcatgagaacggtgaggaatcattccagaactacacggggggatcttgtcaatgatctcaaggcagctgggaccatagtcaccaagaaaacaattggtaacacactacgccgtgaaggactgaaatcctgcagcgcccgcaagttccccctgctcaagaaagcacatatacatgcccgtctgaagcttgccaatgaacatctgaatgattcagaggacaactgggtgaaagtgttgtggtcagatgagaccaaaatggtgctctttggcatcaactcaactcgccgtgtttggaggaggaggaatgctgcctatgaccccaagaacatcatccccaccggcaaacatggaggtggaaacattatgctttggcagtgtttttctgctaaggggacaggacaacttcaccgcatcaaagggacgatggacggggccatgtaccgtcaaatcttgggtgagaacctcttGAAAATAGgttgtggatgggtattccagcatgacaatgacccaaaacacacggccaaggcaacaaaggagtggctcaagaagaagcacattaaggtcctggagtggcctagccagtctccagaccttaatcccatagaaaatctgtggagggagctgaaggttcgagttgccaaacgtcagcctcgaaaccttaatgacttggagaagatctgcaaagaggagtgggacaaaatccctcttgagatgtgtgcaaacctggtggccaactacaagaaacgtctgacctctgtgattgccaacaagggttttgccaccaagtactaagtcatgttttgcagaggggtcaaatactttaTTTCCcttattaaaatgcaaatcaatttataacatttttgttattattctgtctctcactgttcaaataaacttaccattacatttatagacagatcatttctttgtcagtgggcaaacgtacaaaattagcaggggatcaaatacttttttccctcactgtaggtgCAGTGCATACTGACAAGGCCCACTGGAGACCAGCAATACGGATCACGTAATACAATACATTTGCTTTCATAACTTTATCAAGAACAAAgttggagggaaagagggggaaaaaatacatgaACTTTAATGTCAATGTCCAATTGCCACGACTAATTGAATTGACCTCCGGGCGGTACTCACCGGCAAACAGCAGAGTGAAGATGATGGTGAGCTGGTAGACAGCGTGGCCCAGGATGTTCTTCATCATGGTTCGAGAGATGAGGGGCTTGTTGCGGCCGTACGGCTTCCTCAGCAGGAGAGACTCAGTTGGGGGCTCAGTGGCCAGGGCCAGCGAGGCAAAGGTGTCCATGATCAGGTTCACCCACAGCATCTGGACAGCTTTGAGAGGAGAGTCCTGAGGGGAGATGTAGTTTGAGTTGTGTATAGCTCTCCACTTTTCAAAGACAGTTGTAACTTGTAGAGTAGATAATAAAAACTCCCTATAGGCAGTTAGACTCTCTCTGTGCCTCAACTTTACAAGCAAAAAGGTAAGATGGGAAGGATGGACATGGCAGAAATAGAGAGTGTCTCACCTGTGTGATGCAGGCTCCGGTGAAGGCCACAATGACAGCCACCACATTAACCGTCAGCTGGAACTGGAGAAACTTTGAGATGCTATCGTAGACGTTCCGTCCCCACATCACCGCCTTGACGATGCTGCTGAAGTTGTCATCTGTCAGGATGATGTCTGAGGCCTCTTTGGCCACATCCGTGCCTGCAATGCCCTGTGGGCACATCATGTCACAGCGTATTAGTCACAGCACCAAAAGTATCCGTCTggttgaatgagagagagaacctACTCATATAATATTGATGGGACATAACATGTGCCAGAACTTGGAGTATAATAATACCATGGCAAATCCAACATCAGCTTTCTTCAAGGCAGGGCCGTCATTAGTACCATCTCCTGTTACAGCAACAACTTGTCTTGGTTCTTGTACAGTGCTATCCATTATACCTGTGAACAGAGGCAAGCATCATCCCTTTAGATAATATGTGAGACCTAAAAATGTATCTGTAACTTTCCAAAAATAGTGATGAatggaaaaaaaacacaaacatacCTTTCACTAAGGTATGTTTGTCAGTGGGTGAGGATCTTGCAAGCACACGGAGTTTGGGCCAAATCTTATCAATGCGCTCTTGCTCAATCTGGAAGTAGACATTCCTTGGGTTACTCTATCAtcccatttttttttacagaaacagtTATATTTTGTGAGAGGAATATTACCTCTCCCAGTTCATTTCTAATTCGTCGGTTGAACTCTTTGCCGTCTATACAGAGGAAGTCATCTCCGGGCTGCAGTATGCCACACTTGCTAGCGATGGCCCGAGCCGTGTTGATGTTGTCCCCTGTGACCATGCGCACCGTGATGCCAGCGCGCTGACACCTCTTAATGGCGTCAGGGACCTAGGGTGGAAGAAGAATACCTTACTGTCCATTTTTTCTCTTCAGATTATGGAAATGTGTGTTTTGCTTATAATTCAACGCCCCAGtgacacactcacaaacacctgCTTTCCTTTTTAGGGTGATTATACATGTACACTGTTGAGGGTTATAGCAACACAAACATTTACCTTCTTCAATTAATTAGACCTTTGCAACAAGGACCTTTGTTTGGGCTCCAATGGCCCTTTTACCTCTGGCCGTACGGGGTCCTCGATGCCCACCACACACAAACAGGTGAGGCCGGTGAGGATGTCAGTTTCGTTTTCCCAGTCAGGCTCGCCGTCGGCAGGGGGGAAGTCCCTATAGGCCAGGCAGATGGTCCTGAGGCCCTCGGAGGCCATGGGCTCGatcaccttcttcaccacgtcATCTCTGTCCCTGGACTTAAAGACCTTAGCCTCCCCATTGGCTGTCATGATCTTACAACACCTGTGTTGAGATAAAGAGGGAATTCATTTTAGGTTTATATTTATATTAGGTTTATATTAAGTTTATATACCTTATATATTAGGtttatatttatatactgtatatataaggtTTATAATTATACTaggtttatatactgtatatattaggtttatatttatatactgtatatattaggtTTATATTGATATTAAGTTTATATACGGTATATATTAGGTCTATAtttctatactgtatatattaggtTTATATTTATATTAAGTTTATATTTCTATTAGGTTTCTAATATTGCTGACAAATAATACTGAGCAAGTTAATTTGCACGAAAGGGAAAAACAGAAAGTCCCGGCCTACTTCTTCAGGAGGATCTCTGATGCTCCTTTGCTGAACATGCGGTAGCTCCCATCTGCGTTCTTTAGCACCGTGctcatggacttcctgactgaGTTGAAGGTGTAGACCTTGAAGAGCTTCTCCTCTGGGACCTCATTGCGGATGGTCATATAGTCCCGTCTCAGATCCAAGGCAAAGCCCAGCAAGGCACATTCAGTCTTGTTGCCCACTTGGCGCGGCAGCCCGCCCTCCTTCTCAGGAGACTGAGACAAACCATTTACACATTAAGGTCAGTTCCAAACTTCAAATCAACTAACATAAATTCAATTCTTTACAAATATTTCCCATTGATATCAATGCATGATCGAAATGAAAGTCTAAGTACCCAGATCTCAAGAGGATTTGGCTCTGGCTTGAAATCCCTGACCTGGCACTCAATGTATTTAAGCAGATGTCAATAAAAGATTGCCAAGAAAATAGCTTTATTGCAGATCTTTTTGTGTTCTGTTTGCCAGAGTTGAAAATCTCAACAGAGTGAAATATTTTCACTTACCATGATCTTGGAAGTGTAAGCACAGTTGACTCCGATGCCCATAATGAGCAGGTCCAAGACTTTGCCTGGGATGAGGTCAGGCTCAGGAACCACCCTGTAGTGCCTGTCTCCCAGATAAGCCTGGACCACGGTCATCCTGTTCATGGTTAATGTCCCCGTTTTGTCAGAGCAGATGGCTGTGGCGTTGCCCATGGTTTCACAGGCATCCAGGTGCCTCACCAGGTTGTTGTCTTTCATCATTTTctgaagaagagaggaggctatTATTTGTGATCTGGCAATGGGTTTCTTAATAACTCCTGTCTGAATTATACATACTGTGTTAACATGGTAGTGATACCTACTTTGACAGAGTAGGCCAATGAGATGGTGACGGCCAAGGGGAGACCTTCGGGAACGGCCACCACTAGCACAGTTACACCTATGATGAAGAACTTGACACAGAACTGTATGTAGATGGGTGTGCAGTCCGCGACCCATGGTAGGCCCTGGATCCAGAAAGTGTCCACCATAAACAGAGTTATCAGGATGATCACTGTCAATCCCGACATGAACAGGCCTGGACAGGTGAAAGGATAGGAGTGAACACAATGAAAGAGGAAAATATCTTTAATGATGACAAACTGAGACAATCTGCTGTGGAAATCAAACGCACTTTCAGAATTCCGAATTTTGCTTGGTTGAAATAGAGGGCTTCCCTTGTGATGGTCTTACCTGCTTTGCCGATCTGCACCGCTAATTTGGTCAACTTCCCCTGGAGCACAGACTTTTCCTTCTTTGGTAGGTTggctttcttcttctcctctcctccatcgtCACTGTTTAGGGGCTGCATCTCCACACCTGCACCACCCTTAGACTTACCTGAGGGAGACAAGAGGATGGGTTCAAATGACATTAAGTTGAAATAGAGACATTTTGGGAAACATCGGGTTCACATCTAATTCACAACATGGGCCCATCAAAATGAATTTCCTCAGAGATGACAAGAGTGTAACTATACTCCCAGAATAACTATACTCTGTAACTATACACACTGAGTAACTATGCTCTCCGAGTAACTAACTATACTCCATTAGTAACTAACTATACTCCAGAAGTGGATATATTCCAGAGTAACTAACTATACTCCCTAAGCAACTACACTCCCTGAGTAAATTACTATACTACCTGAATAATTAGACTCTCTGAGTAACTAACTATACTCCCTGAGTAACTAACAATAGTCCTTGAGTAACTATACTCCCTGAGTAATTGTACTCCCTGAGTGTAAGGAATAAAATAAGGAATAAGGCAGTAAAAACCAGGAGAAATCTACTTCTACAGTATCAAacttgtcacgccctgaacttagagagcctttttatgtctctattttggtttggtcagggtgtgatttgggctGGGCGTTCTATGTTAtgattttctatgttttctatttctttgtgtttggccgggtatggttcctcaatcagggacagctgtctatcgttgtctctgattgggaatcatacttaggcagcctttttccctgttggttttgtgggaagttgtctttgttagtggtaCTATTAGCCCTTGTAAGCGGCACGGtcgtttttgttatttttgtttgcgACATTATCAaataaaaagaaaatgtacgctcaccacgctgcaccttggtctcattccgacgatggctgtgacagaacttcccaccaccaaaggaccaagcagcgtggtgaaagggactcctggacatgggaggagatcctggacagTAAAGGACCCTGGAGGCAGACTGGGGAGTATCGCTGTCCAAAGGAGGAGATGACTGCAGCGAAGGaggagcggcggcgatatgaggaggctaACCATCGAAGCAGGCatgagaggcagcccccccaaaATTTGGGGGGCACaaggggagattggcggagtcgggttatagacctgagccaacttcccgtgcttacaGCGGGGAGCAAGTGACCGTGCAAGCACCGTGTTATGGGAGAAAACGCACAGTGTCTCCGGTGCCACGcaagaatgggcatccagccagggcggattgTGCCAACTCAGAGATCTTGGTCTCCGGTGTGCCatttcggcccagggtatcctgcgccggctctgcgcactgtgtctccggtgcgctgTGACTGCTCAGTGCGTCCTATGCCTGCCCTCCGCCcgtgccgggctaaagtgggcattcagccaaaAGGAGAGGTGCACGTGttaagcaccagatctccagtgctcctccacagcctggttcatcctgtgcctgctcccagaaccaggccTCCTATATGCCTTCCCAGCCTGGAGGGCCCTGTggcagcaccacgcaccaggctgacTATACGTCTCCTCCCATCAGTGATGATCCACAGTCCGGGAcccgcaacgagggtccccagtccggggcccgcagcgagggtccccagtccggggcccgcaatgagggtccccagtccggggcccgcaatgagggtccccagtccggggcccgcaatgagggtccccagtccggggcccgcaacgagggtccccacaccagaggcgccaccgcggatagatgcccactcagatcctcccctataggttcaggttttgcggccggagtccacacctttggggtCTCGGTCTCTATTTTGgcttggtcagggtgtgatttggggtgggcgttctatgttctgattttctatgttttctatttctttgtgtttggcctggtatggttctcaatcagggacagctgtctatcgttgtctctgattgagaatcatactttggCAGCTTTTTCCCTGTTGgttttgtgggaagttgtctttgttaggggtACTATAGCccttgtaagcttcacggtcgtttttgttatttttgtttttgttggtgacattatcaaataaaaagaaaatgtacgctgaccactctgcaccttggtctacttcTCATGACGACCGCGACAATACTGTAACATTCCCTTCAGTTCTCTCTTTATTTTTTCCAGATACATTAGAAAAAAAGTCAAATTAGCAAACATGAGCACCTCTTAATACAATAATTGTAAGAATTGTTGATGCATCCaattaacaaataattaaatGGGGGAAATAAAATAGTACAATGGTGTGTAAGGATTCATAGTTGGATGGCAGGAGTTGTTGATACTGCATGGAAACGGATAGGGGGTGCTATTCTATGTAATACACCGCAGTGACACTATGGTGTTTGGCTCGCAGTCTTTAATCCTAGTCTGGGGATTATTGCTCTTTCTTGGCTGAGATTCTCTACAAACCAATCCAACCGCCATCATCCCAAAACATGCCCACGTTCTGtaaatgtacaaacacacacgcactagAACCCTAAATACTCAACACGTTAGTAAGTGAAGTAAAGGGACCTTGTTCATCCAGGCAAATGTGTGAGTGAGCGTGTGGGTGTAAGTGTTTAAGTGTGCTGATCCGAAAACAGTACAGGTTGTTAGCTAAAGGAAGAAAAGCAGAGGGGGAAAGCAGCTGCTGAGATTAAGAGCTGTAATCTCCTTGGTCCTAATCACCATGAGCGGAGTCAAGAGCACCTGCTGCTCGGtccacagggacacacacacattaccatatGCCCTCAGGGAAACACAGGGCCGCACCGGCAGCGAGGCCTAGCTCAGACTTTACCCACCTCACGCAGACCAGATCATACAGAGTCTAAATAAACACACAAACCAAACTATACAGTACTCAATATAAACACACCATGCTCGTGAAGTGCACACAAATAAAAACTAGCAGCTTCAATATAGatataacacacaataacaaacCTACCTTTCTTGTTTTTCTCATCTTTCTTATCTGTGGAGAGAAAGAAACCACTGCACTTAAAAACTTATCCAATTACACATCAGCAAAGAGCTTCTCACGTTTGCAGAGTGGCAAAACCCTTCTAGTTGTAATGTGTTCCCTTGGATGTGAGTTTTATTGACGGCTAGCCCTTATACATCGCATTGGAAACTAAGAGGTGTaaatgctctgacatgcatttcTGTCTCAACTCCCTAATAGTGTACTCCCTCACTATGACAATCCCCTGATCAATGATACTGGGATTACAGACTTAAACACAACGCTCCTCTAACACTCTTGGCAGGAAGCTAAGGACCAGGTTGTTTAATTCACAGGCAGTAACTGTTTTTAGCCGGGGTGTGACAGGAGAGAGGTTCATGGTCCAACTGACCCAACTGCAGCCAGTTAACTGATATGTTAACCAGCTGAGATCTTAAATCTGCATCTTCTATAGTGCTCCCACATGCTGTGATTAACATGCACCACAATTCAGCTATAGaaactgtttgtgtagtgtggtgtaAAGTGGGAACTTTGTTATTCATAGTGTTTTTATCATTGGCCCAGCATCTGAGTGGAAGTATTGAATGTGCATGTCACTCACACACCATTGGCAGACATCTTATCATTGAAGATAGCTTAAACATTTTCAGGCATTTTAATAGATGACCCAAAGCCAAAAACATAATTTTACTATCTCTCTTGAATGATTGATTGACCGCTTCAGTCCATAAAGGGAGAATAACCTTGTCTGCCATCACCTCTATGGAAGCAGATAGCTTTATGTCATGCCACTGGAACAATGTAGCAAGTGTATGCCTTATAGGATAAATGATAGCATAATCGAATATCTTACAACACTTGTTGGACAGAGTTTCTCAAAACAATTCCATTTTATGTTTACTCCTATGACGAGTCTCAATAAAAAGCAAGTGGGTCTATTTGTAACAGTTAATATAATGGACAGAGGTGAGAGGTTTGTTTGACACATTTAGTGACAGATGGCTATGAAAGAACAATCCAGTTCAACATACTTTTCTTGTCCAGTTTGTCTTTCTTGTCCttcttttctttcttctctttctttttcctctcattctctttcttcttctcctctttctccctctttttcctttcCTTCTCCGCCTTTTCGTCCTCATCGTCATCTTCGTCTTCCTCGGCTCCAAGTAGTGTGTAAATGATGCCGGTCTGGGAGTTGACACCTACTGCTGTGATCAATATCTTCCCAGAACCCTCCATGACGTGGGTACCTGACGAAAGAAAAGACAGACATGCGACAGACATGATCACATGAACCTTAACAATGGAATCTCTCCAACTAAAATGGGATGGTACATTTTCAGACTTTTATTGCATGTTTGAGAAAAGTGAAGAGGGgcatctgttaaatatgtaaTAAATATGTAATTAAACTTGAATGGCCTAACAGTATTTATGGAGGAATAGAGAGCGTGCTGTTTCAAGTAGCTGTTGACTCCTAAGAGCTCTTAAGAAGAGTGATTGACAGTAATAGGAAAAGGCTATAACGTCTGATGCACCAAACAGATATTTAATTTCAGAATGTATTAAAAttaggttaagattagggttacgATGTAGGGTAAGTGTTAGGGTCAGGGCTAagggtttggttaaggttagggtaaaggGACAGTTTGAAGTTTTGGCTAGTCagtttaagcatcagctgtgTCCTTATAGCCTCTCTCACAACAATAATATATACCAGGCTTTTTTGGTCATGATAGACAAGGCATGAGTAGTAAATGTTGTTATTCTCTACTCTACTTTTTTGGTCATGATAGACAGGGCATGAGTAGTAAATGTTGTTATTCTCTACTCTACTTTTTTGGTCATGATAGACAGGGCATGAGTAGTACATGTTGTTATTCTCTACTTGAGTAGGGATAGGAAATCAAATGGTCCATTCCATCACCTAAATCCCCATTCATTCACTTTTTTTTCGGGTGCCTGCCAGTGCCACAGCAACTACAGTATTTCAAGGGAGAAAAACAAGTGCCTCAATCTATTATCATCTCTTAGTAGTAGTCTACAAACAAGGAGACCCATGTGGTCGTGTTGTGCAGTGGCAGTCAAGCCTTCAAGCTACAATCCATGAGGACGTTTGATTAAAGTGACGCTCCAAAAGGTCTTGTATCATTTCAGCCAGTATGATATGTTGCGAATTGCATGGGGCTATGGCC
Encoded here:
- the LOC139406434 gene encoding plasma membrane calcium-transporting ATPase 4: MASNSFRESKRGRHAQANHDVGYFNCSLKELRSLMELRGPEGITRIQECYGDVQGLCTRLKTSPIDGLGGHADDIARRKEEFGQNVIPPKKPKTFLQLVWEALQDVTLIILEVAAIISLGLSFYRPPDAERENCGKAAGGVEDEGEADTGWIEGAAILLSVVCVVLVTAFNDWSKEKQFRGLQSRIEQEQKFTVVRGGQVIQIHVAEIVVGDVAQVKYGDLLPADGVLIQGNDLKIDESSLTGESDHVKKTLDNDPMLLSGTHVMEGSGKILITAVGVNSQTGIIYTLLGAEEDEDDDEDEKAEKERKKREKEEKKKENERKKKEKKEKKDKKDKLDKKNKKDEKNKKGKSKGGAGVEMQPLNSDDGGEEKKKANLPKKEKSVLQGKLTKLAVQIGKAGLFMSGLTVIILITLFMVDTFWIQGLPWVADCTPIYIQFCVKFFIIGVTVLVVAVPEGLPLAVTISLAYSVKKMMKDNNLVRHLDACETMGNATAICSDKTGTLTMNRMTVVQAYLGDRHYRVVPEPDLIPGKVLDLLIMGIGVNCAYTSKIMSPEKEGGLPRQVGNKTECALLGFALDLRRDYMTIRNEVPEEKLFKVYTFNSVRKSMSTVLKNADGSYRMFSKGASEILLKKCCKIMTANGEAKVFKSRDRDDVVKKVIEPMASEGLRTICLAYRDFPPADGEPDWENETDILTGLTCLCVVGIEDPVRPEVPDAIKRCQRAGITVRMVTGDNINTARAIASKCGILQPGDDFLCIDGKEFNRRIRNELGEIEQERIDKIWPKLRVLARSSPTDKHTLVKGIMDSTVQEPRQVVAVTGDGTNDGPALKKADVGFAMGIAGTDVAKEASDIILTDDNFSSIVKAVMWGRNVYDSISKFLQFQLTVNVVAVIVAFTGACITQDSPLKAVQMLWVNLIMDTFASLALATEPPTESLLLRKPYGRNKPLISRTMMKNILGHAVYQLTIIFTLLFAGEQMFDIDSGRYAPLHAPPSEHYTIVFNTFVMMQLFNEINARKIHGERNVFDGIFKNMIFCSIVFGTFVIQIVIVQFGGKPFSCVCLTIDQWLWCVFLGFGCLLWGQVVTTVPTSRLKFLKSAGHGTQQEEIPEEELEEMEDLDEIDHAEMEMRRGQVLWCRGLGRIQTQIRVVNAFRDTMSPYEGLETPESRNSIHNFMTTPEFRIEDSEPQIPLIDDTEGEDDAPTKRNAAQTLPPHSKLATLPSSPNQNNNAVDMVIPLHKESPKISGNPESAVLPACPGSPLNSLETSL